A genomic window from Mesorhizobium sp. 131-2-1 includes:
- a CDS encoding aminotransferase-like domain-containing protein has translation MTELVLETDAGRTFAASTLVETVMAAIRQRIAARSLTPGARLPSIRAFAKSMRVSKSTVVEAYERLAAEGAIRSRPGSGFYAAGPLAPLSLAEIGPRLDREVDPLWVSRQSLEAGDEVLKPGCGWLPASWMPQAALRRALRSAARADDVTLADYGTPLGLPPLRQLLARRMAEHGIEASPEQIMLTESGTQAIDLLCRFLIEPGDTVLVDDPCYFNFHALLRAHRAKVVSVPYTPSGPDIDLFAQALAEHRPRLYITNSGIHNPTGAILSPVTAHRLLKLADQADLTIIEDDIFADFEHSPAPRLAAFDGLAHVVHIGSFSKTLSASVRCGFIAAPRDWIEQLTDLKIATTFGGGRLAADLVLTLLKDGSYRKHVEALRVRLARAMAETSTRLKAIGITPWIDQPAGLFLWCSLPEGLDAADMARRALSANVVLAPGNAFSLSQTAGRFLRFNVAQSDDERILVALEAAMSA, from the coding sequence ATGACCGAACTCGTTCTGGAAACCGACGCTGGGCGCACTTTTGCCGCGTCCACGCTTGTCGAAACTGTCATGGCGGCGATCCGCCAGCGGATTGCCGCGCGCAGCCTGACGCCTGGAGCGCGGCTGCCCTCGATCCGCGCCTTTGCCAAATCCATGCGGGTTTCGAAATCTACCGTTGTCGAGGCCTATGAGCGCCTCGCCGCGGAAGGCGCGATCCGCTCCCGGCCTGGATCCGGCTTCTATGCCGCCGGACCATTGGCGCCGCTGTCGCTGGCCGAGATCGGCCCTCGCCTCGATCGCGAGGTCGATCCGCTCTGGGTCTCGCGCCAGTCGCTAGAGGCGGGCGACGAGGTGCTGAAACCCGGCTGCGGCTGGCTGCCGGCCTCATGGATGCCGCAGGCCGCCCTGCGCCGGGCGCTGCGCTCGGCGGCTCGCGCCGACGACGTGACGCTTGCCGATTACGGCACGCCGCTCGGCCTGCCGCCGCTGCGGCAACTGCTGGCGCGACGCATGGCCGAGCACGGCATTGAAGCCTCCCCGGAGCAGATCATGCTGACCGAGTCCGGGACACAGGCCATCGATCTCCTCTGCCGCTTCCTGATCGAACCCGGCGACACCGTGCTGGTCGACGATCCCTGCTATTTCAACTTCCACGCCTTGCTGCGCGCGCACCGCGCCAAGGTCGTCAGCGTTCCCTACACGCCGTCGGGGCCGGACATCGACCTGTTCGCCCAAGCGCTGGCCGAGCATCGGCCGCGCCTCTACATCACCAATTCCGGCATCCACAATCCGACTGGCGCGATCCTGTCGCCGGTCACCGCCCATCGGCTGCTCAAGCTTGCCGACCAGGCGGATCTCACCATCATCGAGGACGATATCTTCGCCGATTTCGAGCATAGCCCGGCGCCGCGCCTTGCGGCGTTCGACGGGCTGGCGCATGTCGTCCACATCGGCAGCTTCTCCAAGACGCTGTCGGCCTCGGTTCGCTGCGGCTTCATTGCCGCTCCACGCGACTGGATCGAGCAGCTCACCGATCTCAAGATCGCCACGACCTTCGGCGGCGGCAGGCTGGCGGCCGACCTTGTGCTGACTTTGCTCAAGGACGGCAGCTACCGCAAGCATGTCGAGGCGCTGCGCGTCCGGCTTGCACGCGCCATGGCCGAAACGAGCACCCGCCTGAAGGCGATCGGCATCACGCCGTGGATCGACCAGCCGGCCGGCCTGTTTCTGTGGTGCAGCCTGCCTGAGGGCCTGGATGCGGCCGACATGGCCCGCCGCGCCCTGTCGGCCAATGTCGTGCTGGCGCCGGGCAACGCCTTCAGCCTGTCGCAGACGGCCGG